Proteins encoded in a region of the Paucidesulfovibrio longus DSM 6739 genome:
- a CDS encoding type II secretion system protein, whose amino-acid sequence MNKHCGGFTLLETILLVVLVGILGAFLVTMIGPRLAATPEVVTNARNEGLVQRTMERVQADYLEEINGAAPDNALAAIVQNEANGDYDQDGVSTDVQYITFSAAGAVQNSASPTDTLRITVYIDDGAGHQHYRMISLLAHSRVTAQSNAAVNY is encoded by the coding sequence ATGAACAAGCACTGCGGCGGCTTCACCCTGCTGGAAACCATTCTCCTCGTGGTGCTCGTGGGCATTCTGGGCGCGTTTCTCGTGACCATGATCGGCCCCCGGCTGGCAGCCACGCCCGAAGTCGTGACCAATGCGCGCAACGAGGGGCTCGTGCAGCGGACCATGGAGCGGGTTCAGGCGGATTATCTGGAAGAGATCAACGGCGCGGCTCCGGACAACGCCCTGGCCGCCATCGTGCAGAACGAGGCCAACGGCGACTACGATCAGGACGGCGTTTCCACGGATGTCCAGTACATCACCTTCAGCGCGGCCGGGGCGGTACAGAATTCCGCAAGCCCGACGGACACGCTCAGGATCACCGTCTACATCGACGACGGCGCGGGCCACCAGCATTACCGCATGATCAGCCTGCTGGCGCACAGCCGCGTCACGGCCCAGAGCAACGCCGCGGTGAACTACTGA
- a CDS encoding GspH/FimT family pseudopilin has product MRAALRPSGFTIIELVVVLIVLAIVSAVIVSRVSSLDIRAAGQADALRSHLLHAQSRALKSGSPWGLSCSGTEYWMFTGTNPNDATKERPLPGEEAMHVVLANKGVGITAFTVIYDAYGRPETAGGVLLNANLDITVQSAGNAGSTASLSVIPETGYVQ; this is encoded by the coding sequence ATGCGCGCAGCCTTGCGCCCGTCCGGCTTCACCATAATCGAACTCGTGGTCGTACTCATCGTGCTGGCCATCGTGTCCGCAGTGATCGTCTCCAGGGTCAGCTCGCTGGACATCCGCGCCGCAGGCCAGGCCGATGCCCTGCGCTCCCACCTGCTCCACGCCCAGTCCCGCGCGCTCAAATCCGGCAGCCCCTGGGGCCTGAGCTGTTCCGGAACCGAATACTGGATGTTCACGGGAACCAATCCCAATGATGCGACCAAGGAAAGGCCGCTCCCCGGCGAGGAGGCCATGCACGTGGTTCTTGCGAACAAGGGAGTGGGCATCACAGCCTTCACGGTGATCTACGACGCCTACGGCAGGCCGGAAACAGCAGGCGGCGTCCTGCTGAACGCGAACCTGGACATCACGGTCCAGTCCGCGGGCAACGCCGGCTCCACGGCGAGCCTCTCCGTCATCCCCGAAACAGGATACGTCCAATGA